A single window of Silurus meridionalis isolate SWU-2019-XX chromosome 11, ASM1480568v1, whole genome shotgun sequence DNA harbors:
- the actr1b gene encoding actin related protein 1B, with protein sequence MESYDIIANQPVVIDNGSGVIKAGFAGDQIPKYCFPNYVGRPKHVRVMAGALEGDLFIGPKAEEHRGLLSVRYPMEHGIVNDWNDMERIWQYVYSKEQLQTFSEEHPVLLTEAPLNPSKNRERAAEVFFETFNVPALFISMQAVLSLYATGRTTGVVLDAGDGVTHAVPIYEGFAIPHSIMRVDIAGRDVSRFLRLLLRKEGYSFHTSAEFEVVRTIKERACYLSLNPQKDETLETEKAQYTLPDGSTIDIGPARFRAPELLFRPDLIGNESEGIHEVLAFAIQKSDLDLRRTLFSNIVLSGGSTLLKGFGDRLLSEVKKLAPKDVKIKISAPQERLYSTWIGGSILASLDTFKKMWVSKKEYEEDRARAIHRKTF encoded by the exons ATGGAGTCGTACGATATAATCGCTAATCAGCCGGTGGTGATCGATAAC GGTTCTGGTGTGATTAAAGCTGGATTTGCTGGAGATCAGATTCCTAAATACTGTTTCCCAAATTA TGTTGGTCGGCCCAAACATGTGCGTGTGATGGCCGGAGCTCTGGAGGGGGATCTGTTCATTGGGCCTAAAGCTGAA gaaCACAGGGGTTTGTTATCAGTTCGATACCCAATGGAACATGGAATCGTTAATGACTGGAATGACATGGAGAGGATCTGGCAGTATGTTTACTCTAAAGAGCAGCTTCAAACCTTCAGTGAGGAG cACCCTGTGTTGCTGACTGAAGCGCCTCTAAACCCAAGTAAGAACCGCGAACGTGCAGCTGAGGTCTTCTTTGAAACCTTCAACGTCCCAGCACTTTTCATCTCCATGCAGGCCGTTCTCAGCCT gtATGCGACTGGTAGGACAACGGGTGTGGTGTTGGATGCGGGGGATGGTGTGACCCACGCAGTGCCAATCTACGAGGGTTTTGCGATTCCGCACTCGATCATGCGTGTGGACATTGCAGGCCGTGACGTGTCCCGATTTCTTCGCCTGCTCCTGAGGAAGGAGGGATACAGCTTTCACACCTCTGCTGAGTTCGAGGTTGTACGCACTATCAAAGAG agGGCATGTTATCTGTCCTTGAATCCTCAGAAAGATGAGACTCTGGAGACGGAGAAGGCACAGTACACACTGCCGGACGGGAGCACAATTGAT ATTGGGCCGGCCAGGTTCCGGGCCCCAGAGCTGTTGTTCCGGCCTGACCTAATTGGAAATGAGAGTGAAGGAATCCATGAGGTTCTTGCCTTCGCCATACAGAAATCAGACCTGGACCTCCGGCGTACCTTGTTCTCCAACATTGTCCTAAGTGGCGGCTCCACACTGCTCAAAG GGTTTGGAGACAGACTGCTGAGTGAAGTGAAGAAGCTTGCTCCCAAAGATGTCAAAATAAAG atcTCTGCTCCACAGGAGAGACTTTACTCTACATGGATCGG tggcTCTATCCTAGCTTCGTTGGACACTTTTAAGAAGATGTGGGTTTCTAAGAAAGAGTATGAAGAGGACCGAGCACGTGCCATTCACAGGAAGACCTTCTAA
- the LOC124393779 gene encoding cytochrome c oxidase subunit 5B, mitochondrial — protein MAARLLRAAVRASALYRGSPALGLTRGMAAGGIPTDEQQATGLEKRVLKSLKAGTDPYSVLKPKQYAGSKDDPHIVPSVNNKRIVGCVCEEDNTAIVWFWLHEGEAQRCPSCGSHYKLVPHELPH, from the exons ATGGCAGCAAGGTTATTGAGAGCAGCAGTCCGGGCCTCGGCTCTGTACCGCGGGTCTCCCGCTCTGGGGCTCACCAGGGGAATGGCGGCTGGAG GCATTCCCACTGATGAACAGCAGGCCACAGGGCTGGAGAAAAGAGTTCTGAAGTCCTTAAAGGCTGGCACG gACCCATACAGTGTGCTGAAGCCAAAGCAGTACGCTGGCTCCAAAGACGACCCGCACATTGTCCCCTCCGTCAACAACAAGCGCATCGTCGGctgtgtct GTGAGGAGGACAACACGGCCATTGTGTGGTTCTGGCTGCATGAAGGAGAAGCTCAGCGTTGTCCATCCTGTGGCTCGCACTATAAACTTGTTCCTCATGAGCTTCCTCATTGA